A single Anopheles funestus chromosome 2RL, idAnoFuneDA-416_04, whole genome shotgun sequence DNA region contains:
- the LOC125761961 gene encoding sodium channel protein Nach isoform X1 — translation MSLTSKSPLASGRKRVEKRIGESDTNGPIGWVLRLFKSISTFVLIFLEQGAVHGLAHLGKPFLHILEKFFWLALIVVSIYFSVVLSFVSWERYQSKSTVVAIEKDHYYWNTSMPSLTICPLKRIYRPYLINYCSKNGISSEEDQAELFEFLESLANSSYFNFGNIKHSDNVDSMLDMLQIKPENYMTIIYNLTRDLTRVDDTELRVRTQSNLEFLHTYQTLTEYGICYTTNSFISSNLSASLLLTGKQSPLDDFYLSRVVHNVRYGNLFDGDITYSFIGFEPPITIFYHSPYETLNIAKYQPLTNEAHEYETFSIEIVTTKDFKEDTTISQRGCRFHYESNLTHYSIYTKGICLQECRIQLADKLCGCIPHFYPNPEGPRAKKVCHYKQLMKCFPRYQKLFLEFKQDHNDKKGIPCYCEQNCVDSKVIIEHRQVLKHTQKLIGSIGGLIVVKRYPLVRFSRQLLFTFTDLLVSIGGTAGFFLGFSVLGMVEILYFFTLRLVWYAAGRR, via the exons ATGAGTTTGACATCGAAATCACCCCTAGCTAGTGGTAGAAAGAGGGTGGAAAAGCGTATTGGAGAATCGGACACGAATGGACCAATAGGATGGGTGTTGCGTCTATTCAAATCCATCAGCACGTTTGTGCTCATCTTTCTGGAGCAAGGTGCGGTTCACGGGCTAGCACATCTTGGGAAACCTTTTCTGCATATACTGGAAAA GTTTTTCTGGTTGGCGCTGATCGTCGTATCGATTTATTTCTCCGTCGTACTGAGCTTCGTGTCCTGGGAACGCTACCAAAGCAAAAGTACGGTCGTTGCAATCGAAAAAGATCATTACTACTGGAACACCTCCATGCCTAGCCTTACGATCTGTCCACTCAAACGCATTTATCGACCGTATTTAATCAACTACTGCAG TAAAAATGGCATTTCCAGTGAAGAAGATCAAGCCGAGTTGTTTGAATTTCTGGAATCGCTTGCCAACTCATCGTACTTCAATTTTGGAAATATTAAACACAGTGATAATGTGGAT AGTATGCTGGATATGTTGCAGATAAAACCGGAAAACTACATGACGATCATTTACAACCTTACCCGTGATTTAACACGCGTCGACGACACGGAATTGCGCGTCCGCACGCAGAGTAACCTTGAGTTCTTACACACCTATCAAACACTCACCGAGTACGGTATCTGCTACACGACCAACAGTTTCATATCGTCCAACTTAAGTGCCAG TTTATTGCTGACCGGGAAGCAATCACCGTTGGACGATTTTTACTTGTCACGTGTCGTGCACAATGTACGTTACGGGAACCTTTTCGACGGTGACATCACGTACAGCTTTATTGGCTTTGAGCCACCGATTACG ATCTTTTATCACAGCCCGTACGAGACGCTTAACATTGCCAAATATCAACCACTCACCAATGAAGCACATGAGTATGAGACGTTTTCGATTGAAATCGTTACCACGAAGGATTTTAAGGA AGATACAACAATTTCTCAGCGTGGTTGCCGGTTTCACTACGAGTCCAACCTGACGCACTATTCGATCTATACTAAAGGCATCTGTCTGCAAGAGTGTCGCATCCAGCTGGCTGACAAGCTGTGCGGTTGCATACCCCATTTCTATCCTAATCCCG AAGGACCGAGGGCGAAGAAAGTGTGCCATTACAAGCAGCTGATGAAGTGCTTTCCACGCTACCAGAAACTATTCCTCGAGTTCAAGCAGGATCATAACGACAAAAAGGGTATTCCTTGCTATTGTGAACAGAACTGCGTCGATTCAAAGGTGATCATCGAGCACAGACAG GTTCTGAAGCACACGCAAAAGCTCATCGGTAGCATCGGTGGACTGATTGTCGTGAAGCGCTATCCATTGGTACGATTCAGCCGGCAGCTTCTGTT
- the LOC125761961 gene encoding uncharacterized protein LOC125761961 isoform X2 yields MSLTSKSPLASGRKRVEKRIGESDTNGPIGWVLRLFKSISTFVLIFLEQGAVHGLAHLGKPFLHILEKFFWLALIVVSIYFSVVLSFVSWERYQSKSTVVAIEKDHYYWNTSMPSLTICPLKRIYRPYLINYCSKNGISSEEDQAELFEFLESLANSSYFNFGNIKHSDNVDSMLDMLQIKPENYMTIIYNLTRDLTRVDDTELRVRTQSNLEFLHTYQTLTEYGICYTTNSFISSNLSASLLLTGKQSPLDDFYLSRVVHNVRYGNLFDGDITYSFIGFEPPITIFYHSPYETLNIAKYQPLTNEAHEYETFSIEIVTTKDFKEDTTISQRGCRFHYESNLTHYSIYTKGICLQECRIQLADKLCGCIPHFYPNPEGPRAKKVCHYKQLMKCFPRYQKLFLEFKQDHNDKKGIPCYCEQNCVDSKVIIEHRQRVVQYLNLPLWHPSHPFNLAPPTPTIAHISHRKHVPVGFIAFALKILTMEW; encoded by the exons ATGAGTTTGACATCGAAATCACCCCTAGCTAGTGGTAGAAAGAGGGTGGAAAAGCGTATTGGAGAATCGGACACGAATGGACCAATAGGATGGGTGTTGCGTCTATTCAAATCCATCAGCACGTTTGTGCTCATCTTTCTGGAGCAAGGTGCGGTTCACGGGCTAGCACATCTTGGGAAACCTTTTCTGCATATACTGGAAAA GTTTTTCTGGTTGGCGCTGATCGTCGTATCGATTTATTTCTCCGTCGTACTGAGCTTCGTGTCCTGGGAACGCTACCAAAGCAAAAGTACGGTCGTTGCAATCGAAAAAGATCATTACTACTGGAACACCTCCATGCCTAGCCTTACGATCTGTCCACTCAAACGCATTTATCGACCGTATTTAATCAACTACTGCAG TAAAAATGGCATTTCCAGTGAAGAAGATCAAGCCGAGTTGTTTGAATTTCTGGAATCGCTTGCCAACTCATCGTACTTCAATTTTGGAAATATTAAACACAGTGATAATGTGGAT AGTATGCTGGATATGTTGCAGATAAAACCGGAAAACTACATGACGATCATTTACAACCTTACCCGTGATTTAACACGCGTCGACGACACGGAATTGCGCGTCCGCACGCAGAGTAACCTTGAGTTCTTACACACCTATCAAACACTCACCGAGTACGGTATCTGCTACACGACCAACAGTTTCATATCGTCCAACTTAAGTGCCAG TTTATTGCTGACCGGGAAGCAATCACCGTTGGACGATTTTTACTTGTCACGTGTCGTGCACAATGTACGTTACGGGAACCTTTTCGACGGTGACATCACGTACAGCTTTATTGGCTTTGAGCCACCGATTACG ATCTTTTATCACAGCCCGTACGAGACGCTTAACATTGCCAAATATCAACCACTCACCAATGAAGCACATGAGTATGAGACGTTTTCGATTGAAATCGTTACCACGAAGGATTTTAAGGA AGATACAACAATTTCTCAGCGTGGTTGCCGGTTTCACTACGAGTCCAACCTGACGCACTATTCGATCTATACTAAAGGCATCTGTCTGCAAGAGTGTCGCATCCAGCTGGCTGACAAGCTGTGCGGTTGCATACCCCATTTCTATCCTAATCCCG AAGGACCGAGGGCGAAGAAAGTGTGCCATTACAAGCAGCTGATGAAGTGCTTTCCACGCTACCAGAAACTATTCCTCGAGTTCAAGCAGGATCATAACGACAAAAAGGGTATTCCTTGCTATTGTGAACAGAACTGCGTCGATTCAAAGGTGATCATCGAGCACAGACAG CGTGTAGTACAATACCTAAATCTCCCACTTTGGCATCCTTCGCATCCGTTCAACCTTGCACCGCCAACACCAACAATAGCGCACATTTCGCACCGAAAGCACGTTCCGGTGGGATTTATTGCTTTTGCGCTTAAAATACTAACGATGGAGTGGTGA